In Euwallacea fornicatus isolate EFF26 chromosome 26, ASM4011564v1, whole genome shotgun sequence, one DNA window encodes the following:
- the Gli gene encoding cholinesterase isoform X2, translated as MAVYRQQQIELILLLVIVFVSDIVLGQYDQWGFNYQQVPNTPTYPHSYHPQGPFGYNIPNPGDKDYRTYVYKGRRYGQQNGFYGGMPGDPRIRGQDDRFVYDRQGNPEPILPGVLGLWREDLQGKRREQTKELQRDIFARTTHGEIQGFQVYLFDNPNPESSYRPGAEFIERQMGVTSVFLGIPYAKPPIVEGRFKPPRLHRGWQLLQAVDFGPACPQPANYTGANAGIRDMDEDCLYLNVYTPDMRESVSQKYPVMVYIHGGNFIHGASNLFPGHIMATFYKVVVVSINYRLGALGFLSTGDVNSPGNYGILDQAMALKWVYENAENFNGDKDTITLFGPGAGAASAGLLMVAPQTRNIVNKVIAQSGSATADWSMIFDKYRVQNTSLVFGKQIGCPTESSWRLMNCLQNSRSAFEIGNVEFPPDVGLFPWAPVIEMNVSMPYYEGWYEENWHFMNESAESLIKKRMFNPGLRYMTGITLQEGANFITSNKTLEDKFFEIDQEFFDQKVWELVRRYNYTLNPYGIFDAIKYMYTYWPDRRNKTMIREKYIQLLTDFLYTAPNDKLVKLLIEQNVPVFMYVLNTTIESFKLPEWRKVPHDIEHYLISGAPFMDVEMLPSKERFVRNQWTNNDRNMSHFFMQAYVNFARYGNPTHTQILGIHFEEVTNGNLKYLNLNTTFNSTIMWNYRQTESAFWMEYVPQLVGHLVPTYPPTTEFWWEPRAPLQIAFWTMSGFCLLLIVLLVLCCMLWRNAKR; from the exons ATGGCGGTGTACCGACAACAACAGATCGAATTGATTTTGTTGCTAGTTATTGTGTTTGTGAGTGACATAGTTCTGGGCCAGTACGATCAATGGGGTTTCAACTATCAGCAGGTTCCGAACACGCCCACGTATCCACACTCTTACCACCCGCAAGGACCCTTCGGGTATAATATCCCTAATCCTGGTGATAAAGACTATAGAACCTACGTATACAAAGGTCGCAGGTACGGCCAGCAGAATGGTTTCTACGGGGGGATGCCTGGAGACCCTAGAATTCGAGGCCAGGATGATAGATTCGTGTACGATAGG CAAGGGAATCCAGAACCAATCCTCCCGGGTGTACTTGGACTATGGCGGGAAGACCTTCAAGGCAAAAGAAGGGAACAAACCAAAGAACTTCAGCGAGACATTTTCGCACGAACCACCCATGGAGAAATCCAAGGCTTTCAAGTATACCTCTTCGACAACCCTAACCCGGAATCTAGCTACAGGCCCGGAGCTGAatttattgagcgtcaaatgGGTGTAACCAGTGTGTTCTTGGGGATACCTTACGCGAAGCCACCTATAGTAGAAGGCAGATTCAAG CCTCCAAGACTCCATAGAGGTTGGCAGCTTCTTCAAGCAGTAGATTTCGGGCCTGCCTGTCCTCAACCAGCCAACTACACCGGAGCTAATGCAGGAATACGAGATATGGATGAAGATTGTTTATACTTAAATGTTTATACTCCAGATATG CGAGAAAGCGTTTCCCAAAAGTATCCAGTAATGGTTTATATTCACGGTGGGAATTTTATCCATGGAGCCTCAAATTTATTTCCCGGGCATATAATGGCCACGTTTTACAAGGTAGTTGTGGTTAGTATAAACTACCGCCTAGGAGCATTAGGATTTCTGAGCACTGGAGATGTGAATTCCCCTGGCAATTACGGGATTCTGGACCAGGCCATGGCTTTGAAGTGGGTGTATGAAAACgcggaaaattttaatggagaCAAGGATACTATTACGTTGTTTGGTCCAGGGGCTGGAGCTGCTTCTGCAGGGTTGCTGATGGTGGCTCCTCAAACTAGAAACATCGTTAACAAAGTGATAGCTCAG AGCGGGTCGGCTACAGCAGACTGGTCCATGATCTTTGACAAATACAGAGTCCAAAACACGAGTTTAGTATTCGGCAAACAAATTGGTTGTCCCACTGAGTCTTCTTGGAGATTGATGAATTGTCTCCAAAACTCCAGGAGTGCTTTTGAGATTGGAAATGTGGAGTTTCCTCCTGATGTAGGACTATTCCCTTGGGCTCCCGTTATTGAAATGAATGTCTCAATGCCCTACTATGAGGGTTGGTACGAGGAAAACTGGCACTTCATGAATGAAAGTGCGGaaagtttgattaaaaaaaggatGTTTAATCCTGGACTGAGATACATGACTGGGATTACTCTTCAGGAAGgagcaaattttatta CTTCTAATAAAACTCTGGAGgacaagttttttgaaatagatCAAGAATTTTTTGACCAAAAGGTCTGGGAATTGGTGCGGCGCTACAATTACACATTAAACCCCTATGGAATCTTTGACGCCATTAAGTACATGTACACCTATTGGCCTGACCGCCGTAATAAAACTATGATCAGGGAAAAGTACATCCAGCTATTGACCGACTTCCTATACACCGCTCCTAATGACAAACTAGTGAAATTACTGATAGAGCAAAACGTGCCAGTTTTCATGTATGTCCTGAATACCACAATAGAATCATTTAAACTCCCTGAATGGAGGAAAGTGCCCCACGACATTGAGCACTACCTCATAAGCGGAGCCCCATTTATGGACGTGGAAATGCTGCCTTCCAAAGAAAGGTTTGTCAGAAACCAATGGACCAACAACGACAGGAACATGAGCCACTTTTTCATGCAGGCTTACGTCAATTTCGCCAGATACGGAAATCCCACACACACTCAAATCTTAGGAATACATTTCGAAGAGGTCACCAACGGcaacttgaaatatttaaatctcaATACTACTTTTAATTCAACTATCATGTGGAATTACCGACAGACTGAATCTGCGTTTTGGATGGAGTATGTTCCACAGCTTGTTGGCCACTTGGTGCCTACCTACCCCCCCACAACTGAG TTCTGGTGGGAACCTCGTGCGCCCTTACAAATTGCATTTTGGACAATGTCCGGGTTCTGTTTGCTGCTGATAGTTCTCCTGGTTCTCTGCTGTATGCTGTGGAGAAACGCAAAGAGGTAA
- the Gli gene encoding cholinesterase isoform X1, translating to MAVYRQQQIELILLLVIVFVSDIVLGQYDQWGFNYQQVPNTPTYPHSYHPQGPFGYNIPNPGDKDYRTYVYKGRRYGQQNGFYGGMPGDPRIRGQDDRFVYDRQGNPEPILPGVLGLWREDLQGKRREQTKELQRDIFARTTHGEIQGFQVYLFDNPNPESSYRPGAEFIERQMGVTSVFLGIPYAKPPIVEGRFKPPRLHRGWQLLQAVDFGPACPQPANYTGANAGIRDMDEDCLYLNVYTPDMRESVSQKYPVMVYIHGGNFIHGASNLFPGHIMATFYKVVVVSINYRLGALGFLSTGDVNSPGNYGILDQAMALKWVYENAENFNGDKDTITLFGPGAGAASAGLLMVAPQTRNIVNKVIAQSGSATADWSMIFDKYRVQNTSLVFGKQIGCPTESSWRLMNCLQNSRSAFEIGNVEFPPDVGLFPWAPVIEMNVSMPYYEGWYEENWHFMNESAESLIKKRMFNPGLRYMTGITLQEGANFITSNKTLEDKFFEIDQEFFDQKVWELVRRYNYTLNPYGIFDAIKYMYTYWPDRRNKTMIREKYIQLLTDFLYTAPNDKLVKLLIEQNVPVFMYVLNTTIESFKLPEWRKVPHDIEHYLISGAPFMDVEMLPSKERFVRNQWTNNDRNMSHFFMQAYVNFARYGNPTHTQILGIHFEEVTNGNLKYLNLNTTFNSTIMWNYRQTESAFWMEYVPQLVGHLVPTYPPTTEFWWEPRAPLQIAFWTMSGFCLLLIVLLVLCCMLWRNAKRSNDRYYNNFLYNSDAENDDGIENTRGPRPEEYTDKIRSQMTRTNSNSSLQTVSMKEMHGNVTPSPTSDVVPKRGTPVGQPRARSRSQTAMLQGVPHTDV from the exons ATGGCGGTGTACCGACAACAACAGATCGAATTGATTTTGTTGCTAGTTATTGTGTTTGTGAGTGACATAGTTCTGGGCCAGTACGATCAATGGGGTTTCAACTATCAGCAGGTTCCGAACACGCCCACGTATCCACACTCTTACCACCCGCAAGGACCCTTCGGGTATAATATCCCTAATCCTGGTGATAAAGACTATAGAACCTACGTATACAAAGGTCGCAGGTACGGCCAGCAGAATGGTTTCTACGGGGGGATGCCTGGAGACCCTAGAATTCGAGGCCAGGATGATAGATTCGTGTACGATAGG CAAGGGAATCCAGAACCAATCCTCCCGGGTGTACTTGGACTATGGCGGGAAGACCTTCAAGGCAAAAGAAGGGAACAAACCAAAGAACTTCAGCGAGACATTTTCGCACGAACCACCCATGGAGAAATCCAAGGCTTTCAAGTATACCTCTTCGACAACCCTAACCCGGAATCTAGCTACAGGCCCGGAGCTGAatttattgagcgtcaaatgGGTGTAACCAGTGTGTTCTTGGGGATACCTTACGCGAAGCCACCTATAGTAGAAGGCAGATTCAAG CCTCCAAGACTCCATAGAGGTTGGCAGCTTCTTCAAGCAGTAGATTTCGGGCCTGCCTGTCCTCAACCAGCCAACTACACCGGAGCTAATGCAGGAATACGAGATATGGATGAAGATTGTTTATACTTAAATGTTTATACTCCAGATATG CGAGAAAGCGTTTCCCAAAAGTATCCAGTAATGGTTTATATTCACGGTGGGAATTTTATCCATGGAGCCTCAAATTTATTTCCCGGGCATATAATGGCCACGTTTTACAAGGTAGTTGTGGTTAGTATAAACTACCGCCTAGGAGCATTAGGATTTCTGAGCACTGGAGATGTGAATTCCCCTGGCAATTACGGGATTCTGGACCAGGCCATGGCTTTGAAGTGGGTGTATGAAAACgcggaaaattttaatggagaCAAGGATACTATTACGTTGTTTGGTCCAGGGGCTGGAGCTGCTTCTGCAGGGTTGCTGATGGTGGCTCCTCAAACTAGAAACATCGTTAACAAAGTGATAGCTCAG AGCGGGTCGGCTACAGCAGACTGGTCCATGATCTTTGACAAATACAGAGTCCAAAACACGAGTTTAGTATTCGGCAAACAAATTGGTTGTCCCACTGAGTCTTCTTGGAGATTGATGAATTGTCTCCAAAACTCCAGGAGTGCTTTTGAGATTGGAAATGTGGAGTTTCCTCCTGATGTAGGACTATTCCCTTGGGCTCCCGTTATTGAAATGAATGTCTCAATGCCCTACTATGAGGGTTGGTACGAGGAAAACTGGCACTTCATGAATGAAAGTGCGGaaagtttgattaaaaaaaggatGTTTAATCCTGGACTGAGATACATGACTGGGATTACTCTTCAGGAAGgagcaaattttatta CTTCTAATAAAACTCTGGAGgacaagttttttgaaatagatCAAGAATTTTTTGACCAAAAGGTCTGGGAATTGGTGCGGCGCTACAATTACACATTAAACCCCTATGGAATCTTTGACGCCATTAAGTACATGTACACCTATTGGCCTGACCGCCGTAATAAAACTATGATCAGGGAAAAGTACATCCAGCTATTGACCGACTTCCTATACACCGCTCCTAATGACAAACTAGTGAAATTACTGATAGAGCAAAACGTGCCAGTTTTCATGTATGTCCTGAATACCACAATAGAATCATTTAAACTCCCTGAATGGAGGAAAGTGCCCCACGACATTGAGCACTACCTCATAAGCGGAGCCCCATTTATGGACGTGGAAATGCTGCCTTCCAAAGAAAGGTTTGTCAGAAACCAATGGACCAACAACGACAGGAACATGAGCCACTTTTTCATGCAGGCTTACGTCAATTTCGCCAGATACGGAAATCCCACACACACTCAAATCTTAGGAATACATTTCGAAGAGGTCACCAACGGcaacttgaaatatttaaatctcaATACTACTTTTAATTCAACTATCATGTGGAATTACCGACAGACTGAATCTGCGTTTTGGATGGAGTATGTTCCACAGCTTGTTGGCCACTTGGTGCCTACCTACCCCCCCACAACTGAG TTCTGGTGGGAACCTCGTGCGCCCTTACAAATTGCATTTTGGACAATGTCCGGGTTCTGTTTGCTGCTGATAGTTCTCCTGGTTCTCTGCTGTATGCTGTGGAGAAACGCAAAGAG ATCAAACGATCGATACTACAACAATTTTCTCTACAATTCTGACGCTGAAAACGACGATGGAATAGAAAACACCCGAGGTCCAAGGCCTGAAGAGTACACAGACAAAATTCGATCCCAAATGACCCGAACCAACAGCAACTCTTCACTGCAAACTGTGTCAATGAAAGAAATGCATGGAAATGTCACTCCCAGCCCTACAAGTGATGTAGTCCCCAAAAGGGGTACCCCCGTGGGACAACCTAGGGCAAGGAGCAGATCGCAAACGGCGATGTTGCAGGGCGTTCCGCACACTGATGTGTGA